Proteins found in one Drosophila busckii strain San Diego stock center, stock number 13000-0081.31 chromosome 2R, ASM1175060v1, whole genome shotgun sequence genomic segment:
- the LOC108596037 gene encoding cytochrome c oxidase assembly factor 5: MMRYEGNEKLADESSCAGVRADLKMCLLESECCRLDKKTPRQCLQDNSVPPECQVLRNTFYECKRSLLDNRQRFRGRKGY, encoded by the exons ATGATGCGGTACGAGGGAAATGAGAAGCTGGCGGATGAGTCTTCTTGTGCCGGCGTGCGTGCGGATCTGAAAATGTGCCTGCTGGAGAGCGAATGCTGTCGTCTGGATAAGAAGACGCCGCGCCAATGCTTGCAGGACAACAGTGTGCCGCCAGAGTGTCAGGTGCTGCGCAACACCTTCTACGAGTGCAAGCGCTCACTG TTGGACAATCGGCAACGCTTTCGCGGTCGGAAGGGCTATTAA
- the LOC108596031 gene encoding transmembrane protein 39A, whose amino-acid sequence MAYDERSDTGSSSDAHDGCQRGKMGAQQVTMPKHIPFPEHSTTPEWLSELIMCCFTMGATIVQFINIYRTNFWLPQSHTRMMVNIELIDPFLRLLLIVLNTRRLFYCFLLGNWKNQGHYILQWGLKYGYAALVQFSIGYCSYRLYLKHTYMLIFYISYPVVVYLVIFGFQLEPFLRSRFELPGVYINDMPVHSCTTNPEQIRHEIEILREDFNKRFKQLIFTCMLNAYLVLIPCLLAFTVHYNVMRAAQHCIIVCLGAFSLSAVFLYPAKYSDTLHRATLHLGCWQRMDRDLQAAPSQLIVAANALNWNRYAVYGNGTVVKHMGGLFRSQGLVTVATPGNASHVRFYKLFQNPTIIYSTLATLQAAVLLVEIASLTAAGIEWHFVLSISFVAFTSMVAFFKLVRDYIITKQLYRAECATTYN is encoded by the exons atggCTTATGATGAACGCAGCGATACGGGCAGTTCCAGCGATGCACATGATGGATGTCAACGCGGCAAAATGGGTGCTCAACAGGTTACAATGCCCAAGCACATACCATTTCCAGAGCATTCAACAACTCCGGAATGGCTAAGCGAGCTTATAATGTGCTGTTTTACTATGGGCGCCACAATagtgcaatttataaacatttatcgTACTAATTTTTGGTTGCCACAATCACATACGCGCATGATGGtg AACATTGAATTAATTGATCCCTttttgcgcctgctgctgatAGTGCTCAATACGAGACGTTTGTTCTACTGCTTTTTGTTGGGCAACTGGAAAAACCAGGGACATTACATACTACAATGGGGCTTAAAGTATGGCTATGCTGCACTGGTGCAATTCTCCATTGGCTACTGTTCTTATAGGTTATATCTAAAGCATACTTATATGCTAATCTTCTATATAAGTTATCC TGTGGTGGTGTATCTCGTTATCTTTGGCTTTCAACTGGAACCCTTTCTGCGCAGCAGATTCGAACTTCCCGGTGTTTATATCAACGACATGCCCGTGCACAGCTGCACCACGAATCCTGAACAAATACgccatgaaattgaaatactaAGAGAAGACTTTAACAAGCGTTTCAAGCAGCTAATATTTACCTGCATGTTGAATGCCTATTTGGTGCTGATTCCATGCCTGCTCGCGTTCACCGTGCACTACAATGTTATGCGGGCAGCACAGCACTGCATCATCGTCTGCTTGGGCGCGTTTAGCTTATCAGCAGTGTTTCTGTATCCGGCTAAATATAGCGATACGCTGCATCGCGCCACATTGCATTTGGGCTGTTGGCAGCGCATGGATCGTGATCTACAAGCAGCGCCCTCGCAGCTTATCGTTGCAGCCAATGCGCTTAATTGGAACAGGTATGCAGTCTATGGCAATGGAACTGTAGTCAAGCACATGGGCGGGCTCTTTCGAAGTCAAGGACTGGTTACAGTAGCTACACCCGGCAATGCCAGCCATGTGCGCTTCTAT AAACTATTTCAAAATCCCACTATTATATACTCCACGTTGGCTACACTACAAGCTGCGGTGCTGCTGGTGGAGATTGCGTCTTTGACGGCTGCGGGCATTGAATGGCATTTTGTGCTTTCGATTAGCTTTGTTGCCTTCACCAGCATGGTGGCATTTTTTAAGCTAGTGCGTGATTATATTATAACTAAACAACTTTACAGAGCAGAATGCGCAACaacttataattaa
- the LOC108596030 gene encoding probable cysteine--tRNA ligase, mitochondrial isoform X1 translates to MLKIYRNTALDKCRHLRDMQRWQRCTHTKSSASDVKSEENFFKWQKPLGQFTGIRIYNHQLRSKVPLVLRNPQMVTWYTCGPTVYDSTHLGHASTYVKVDIIQRILRDYFKLNLVTAMNITDVDDKIIKRSKECNRSMLELTRAYTSEFQLDMQRLNVMPPDLLAHVSSNILNIQRFIEQLINSKQAYVAQDKSVYFDVANCKSYGKLTDVSLDDVQPEEQQQLQHKRHPADFALWKAKKEQYDPSWLAPWGGEGRPGWHIECSAIASMCFGSKLDFHAGGLDLRFPHHENEEAQCCAHHEQEQWVNYWLHTGQLHLTGEQQKMSKSLGNTISVTQLLEDYSADEFRMACLLSNYRNAMPYSKELMQTACQTLQKFHNFQADLQAYMQFLKPLKLLDEGALVEQLQHMTAEFDNSLRDDFDTARAIGVLMDQMSSISRCIDDQQPDAEEQPAHCLDLLLAAGNFIQKSMRIFGLSQLGAGIQTQAASADSEGINANALIADILALRSKLREQAVNGNLKNMALLAACDEMRNLLQQHGVKVRDHKQGSSWIYNAGRKIREAAKKVVN, encoded by the exons atgcttaaaat ttaCAGAAATACAGCATTGGACAAATGCCGGCATCTGCGGGATATGCAACGTTGGCAACGTTGCACCCACACCAAGAGCAGCGCCAGCGATGTCAAGTCAGAGGAGAACTTCTTCAAATGGCAAAAGCCGTTGGGACAATTTACGGGCATACGCATTTACAATCATCAGCTGCGTAGCAAAGTGCCGTTGGTACTGCGCAATCCACAAATGGTCACTTGGTATACCTGCGGACCTACTGTCTATGATTCAACACATCTGGGACATGCCAGCACCTACGTTAAGGTGGACATTATACAACGCATTTTGCGAGATTACTTCAAGCTGAATCTGGTGACAGCTATGAATATAACCGATGTGGATGATAAGATTATAAAACGTAGCAAGGAGTGCAATCGCAGCATGTTGGAGCTAACACGCGCATATACGTCAGAGTTTCAGCTGGATATGCAGCGTCTCAATGTCATGCCACCAGATCTGTTGGCACATGTGTCCAGCAACATACTCAACATACAGCGTTTTATAGAACAGCTGATAAACTCGAAGCAAGCGTATGTGGCGCAGGATAAGTCGGTGTACTTTGATGTGGCCAACTGCAAAAGCTACGGCAAGCTGACCGATGTTAGCTTGGACGATGTGCAGCCcgaggagcagcaacagctgcagcataaaCGCCATCCCGCTGACTTTGCGCTCTGGAAGGCCAAGAAGGAGCAATATGATCCCAGCTGGCTGGCACCTTGGGGCGGTGAGGGTCGTCCTGGTTGGCATATTGAATGCAGCGCCATTGCCAGCATGTGCTTTGGCAGCAAACTAGATTTTCATGCAGGTGGCCTAGATTTACGTTTTCCACATCATGAAAACGAGGAGGCGCAATGCTGTGCACATCACGAGCAGGAGCAATGGGTCAACTACTGGCTGCATACGGGCCAGCTGCACTTAACAGGCGAACAACAAAAGATGTCCAAGTCTTTGGGCAATACAATAAGCGTTACACAATTGCTAGAGGATTATTCTGCCGATGAGTTTCGCATGGCCTGTCTGCTGTCCAATTATCGCAATGCTATGCCTTATAGCAAGGAGCTTATGCAAACAGCGTGTCAGACGCTGCAAAAGTTTCACAACTTCCAGGCTGATTTGCAAGCCTACATGCAGTTCCTCAAGCCGCTAAAGCTGCTCGACGAGGGAGCCTtggtggagcagctgcagcatatgACAGCAGAGTTCGACAACAGTCTACGCGATGACTTTGATACTGCACGTGCCATTGGCGTACTGATGGATCAAATGAGCAGCATTAGTCGCTGCATAGATGATCAGCAGCCAGATGCAGAGGAACAGCCCGCACATTGCTTGGATTTGCTGCTAGCAGCGGGCAATTTTATACAGAAATCCATGCGCATCTTTGGCTTAAGTCAGCTTGGCGCTGGCATACAAACACAAGCCGCATCCGCAGATAGTGAAGGCATCAATGCCAATGCGCTTATTGCTGATATTCTGGCGCTGCGCAGCAAACTACGTGAACAGGCAGTCAACGGAAATTTAAAGAACATGGCTTTGTTAGCGGCCTGTGATGAAATGCGTAATCTCTTGCAGCAACATGGCGTGAAGGTGCGCGATCATAAGCAGGGCAGCTCCTGGATTTATAATGCCGGCAGAAAAATTCGTGAAGCAGCCAAGAAGGTGGTTAATTAA
- the LOC108596030 gene encoding probable cysteine--tRNA ligase, mitochondrial isoform X2, translating to MLKINTALDKCRHLRDMQRWQRCTHTKSSASDVKSEENFFKWQKPLGQFTGIRIYNHQLRSKVPLVLRNPQMVTWYTCGPTVYDSTHLGHASTYVKVDIIQRILRDYFKLNLVTAMNITDVDDKIIKRSKECNRSMLELTRAYTSEFQLDMQRLNVMPPDLLAHVSSNILNIQRFIEQLINSKQAYVAQDKSVYFDVANCKSYGKLTDVSLDDVQPEEQQQLQHKRHPADFALWKAKKEQYDPSWLAPWGGEGRPGWHIECSAIASMCFGSKLDFHAGGLDLRFPHHENEEAQCCAHHEQEQWVNYWLHTGQLHLTGEQQKMSKSLGNTISVTQLLEDYSADEFRMACLLSNYRNAMPYSKELMQTACQTLQKFHNFQADLQAYMQFLKPLKLLDEGALVEQLQHMTAEFDNSLRDDFDTARAIGVLMDQMSSISRCIDDQQPDAEEQPAHCLDLLLAAGNFIQKSMRIFGLSQLGAGIQTQAASADSEGINANALIADILALRSKLREQAVNGNLKNMALLAACDEMRNLLQQHGVKVRDHKQGSSWIYNAGRKIREAAKKVVN from the exons atgcttaaaat AAATACAGCATTGGACAAATGCCGGCATCTGCGGGATATGCAACGTTGGCAACGTTGCACCCACACCAAGAGCAGCGCCAGCGATGTCAAGTCAGAGGAGAACTTCTTCAAATGGCAAAAGCCGTTGGGACAATTTACGGGCATACGCATTTACAATCATCAGCTGCGTAGCAAAGTGCCGTTGGTACTGCGCAATCCACAAATGGTCACTTGGTATACCTGCGGACCTACTGTCTATGATTCAACACATCTGGGACATGCCAGCACCTACGTTAAGGTGGACATTATACAACGCATTTTGCGAGATTACTTCAAGCTGAATCTGGTGACAGCTATGAATATAACCGATGTGGATGATAAGATTATAAAACGTAGCAAGGAGTGCAATCGCAGCATGTTGGAGCTAACACGCGCATATACGTCAGAGTTTCAGCTGGATATGCAGCGTCTCAATGTCATGCCACCAGATCTGTTGGCACATGTGTCCAGCAACATACTCAACATACAGCGTTTTATAGAACAGCTGATAAACTCGAAGCAAGCGTATGTGGCGCAGGATAAGTCGGTGTACTTTGATGTGGCCAACTGCAAAAGCTACGGCAAGCTGACCGATGTTAGCTTGGACGATGTGCAGCCcgaggagcagcaacagctgcagcataaaCGCCATCCCGCTGACTTTGCGCTCTGGAAGGCCAAGAAGGAGCAATATGATCCCAGCTGGCTGGCACCTTGGGGCGGTGAGGGTCGTCCTGGTTGGCATATTGAATGCAGCGCCATTGCCAGCATGTGCTTTGGCAGCAAACTAGATTTTCATGCAGGTGGCCTAGATTTACGTTTTCCACATCATGAAAACGAGGAGGCGCAATGCTGTGCACATCACGAGCAGGAGCAATGGGTCAACTACTGGCTGCATACGGGCCAGCTGCACTTAACAGGCGAACAACAAAAGATGTCCAAGTCTTTGGGCAATACAATAAGCGTTACACAATTGCTAGAGGATTATTCTGCCGATGAGTTTCGCATGGCCTGTCTGCTGTCCAATTATCGCAATGCTATGCCTTATAGCAAGGAGCTTATGCAAACAGCGTGTCAGACGCTGCAAAAGTTTCACAACTTCCAGGCTGATTTGCAAGCCTACATGCAGTTCCTCAAGCCGCTAAAGCTGCTCGACGAGGGAGCCTtggtggagcagctgcagcatatgACAGCAGAGTTCGACAACAGTCTACGCGATGACTTTGATACTGCACGTGCCATTGGCGTACTGATGGATCAAATGAGCAGCATTAGTCGCTGCATAGATGATCAGCAGCCAGATGCAGAGGAACAGCCCGCACATTGCTTGGATTTGCTGCTAGCAGCGGGCAATTTTATACAGAAATCCATGCGCATCTTTGGCTTAAGTCAGCTTGGCGCTGGCATACAAACACAAGCCGCATCCGCAGATAGTGAAGGCATCAATGCCAATGCGCTTATTGCTGATATTCTGGCGCTGCGCAGCAAACTACGTGAACAGGCAGTCAACGGAAATTTAAAGAACATGGCTTTGTTAGCGGCCTGTGATGAAATGCGTAATCTCTTGCAGCAACATGGCGTGAAGGTGCGCGATCATAAGCAGGGCAGCTCCTGGATTTATAATGCCGGCAGAAAAATTCGTGAAGCAGCCAAGAAGGTGGTTAATTAA
- the LOC108594921 gene encoding protein stum: protein MQQTLSYSSTPSPTRPLATISQSIQTPDPATPAIISVDFSYANNPAMSPSAQGSSSARLNSQQSTHAYSSLFGDPVPPPQPEDYFGTAAFESIRAGSFELQSSEEDTLVAAVALDTLIAPPAARRLFSNVPYASLSSMPRLQPPDIQILPNSSGGSSSEQLNSPNFQLLTPQHIVNNPEVYECDFEQQTTDNYAEIFEPTPEPTMCNRPLSASYSSTTLDWYRPTSQHFAEFSRIPKLRPSSKSIMCMKNDEMQFSPLATMLQDSNGSSSGDEKQLTGNALPTPTSTMDRNLILSPQQFMQQQSNELQAYRRDRSASLISDITTKTELTQLQSQTPSMSGQMSPVVFKDSISTGGDYRVGETRLHKKSSFTILSVRSPKPSPQATPRRSRPVAARHSIQSTTTSSLGAAAAAPVRPARRKSLARLPQLLPLPQIPNDDSPRPSVQFNMSAGGYSPSKLAMPTKGILQQRDSLTSSVDTYTPRAHRRSSIGNSPFGQRIKSLETLPLITDAHRSSIPRFHRSNMELHKELSVIPPGTVPRSLKPNPNPTRAQRGLLGVVNKQQESPPQLPAARSNWLSLDDLAVSKPTLEPIRLQARRRSSSTSPERRSSTQTASDRRSSNLSSITTSDFSFRRPTLSTLPATTTRRKSVYAPPQQSPRRQSIVSKEHNRRAKIAKPSSLSPIIGTPNKDASQPQSPLHGAAYEAAHNDSASEFSLRRDSISRIPVRRRNSRGSHSNSPLKDFMQTPSGRNSRASNSRSPSGQINMLDARLTPTRFYGSRPTSRDPPSRPSSRLTQARDSVANSRANSRLSVRSSLRSTSISPAAMSRSSRGNSTTTPNRRKSVSVSPQPMLGRRMSISPVKLGKKSPKTAPAVKSNSSADASKRRNSRSRIPTSTNGSMRKLSTPSKKAALTTPAKTAEKPKTPRAVKGKIPTTAKPKEKSLKTESAKKKTTTVSSKAETSVKRTGSKVLTKPTPKKPAAKQKSPQMAKKTPAKTQATDNGKSKAQTKTNGNSGLPRPLTRTASNQSNKKVADSAANTAKANAANTASAATNATSATPKAKHKATPEHENKVKTPAADTATDINPLAVQVGNAVLQAAEALPAVRNEVGSNTSIKRQGSNMGTLVRMSSRLSLMSNKKRVDSAQQRKVATVHETTTEASKPKDLSDGTEAQKTLHEVAEPKTHEAEAKAEHGASPTPSGVTKPDSSSRLDTADGGNALNNAAEAQKSPLPPTQPIEASISVVNAANGSSTPTTKVNAHSITAMPEIDNERPNTQEDSTAELEQVTSTPGRDDFQVDDKRLSPDGQGSTAGSGGVTKTSSQEFLKDDVTKKGFCSCCSTLCMRFRRSHCFRCCGLRKERHGTALEEQPVLSSARSSASTAAHVEIVDERQAQKKKSRCWPASNCCSCLRKKSTVADTVPSESKMSAASMTPLQANRSKPQGKCGMCLSKIFCCRSVNRVDPITGNETELSKCCFCIPCRRKKAAASEPRVAWRDADAELGISATDAAIVEGSSLAPSTAVAAAEAAPKVGCCKRFWLMMLCCRKQPRRASNARRQSIAPPPASEETRRKLHNDLVEYNSKMKGAIPVLPLYLAWFCAFCNVVFPGLGTLLSGLFCLCVGIPRFSQFDSARARIGSFIINIIVAVAQFFCVLFCFVGWGWSIWWGTIMLKCAKKLSKIKKVERLELEEEQRQAELAAAAVPRAETEAAKT, encoded by the exons ATGCAGCAAACATTGTCATATTCATCAACGCCATCCCCCACTCGACCGCTAGCGACAATAAGCCAAAGCATACAGACGCCAGATCCAGCCACGCCCGCTATAATCTCTGTAGACTTTAGCTACGCCAACAACCCCGCAATGTCGCCCTCAGctcaaggcagcagcagcgcgcgctTGAACTCGCAGCAGAGCACGCACGCTTATAGCAGTCTCTTTGGTGATccagtgccgccgccgcagccagAGGATTACTTTGGCACAGCGGCATTCGAAAGCATACGCGCTGGCTCCTTTGAGCTGCAAAGCTCGGAGGAGGACACACTAGTAGCAGCTGTAGCACTGGATACGTTAATagcgccaccagcagcacgcCGCCTCTTTTCCAATGTGCCCTACGCTAGTCTGAGCAGCATGCCACGCCTACAACCGCCCGATATACAAATACTGCCCAACTCCAGCGGCGGCTCAAGCTCCGAGCAGCTGAATTCACCGAATTTTCAGCTGCTAACACCGCAGCATATAGTCAACAATCCTGAAGTGTATGAATGCGACTTTGAGCAGCAGACCACAGACAATTATGCGGAAATCTTTGAGCCTACACCAGAACCCACGATGTGCAACAG ACCCTTATCCGCTTCCTACAGCAGCACTACTCTGGACTGGTATCGCCCCACTTCGCAACACTTTGCAGAATTTAGTCGCATACCCAAGCTGCGTCCCAGTTCGAAGAGCATTATGTGCATGAAAAACgatgaaatgcaattttcaccCTTGGCTACCATGCTGCAGGATTcgaatggcagcagcagcggcgatgAGAAGCAATTGACTGGCAACGCATTACCAACACCCACCTCCACTATGGATAGAAATTTGATACTCTCACCGCAGCAGtttatgcaacagcaaagcaacgAATTGCAGGCATATAGAAGAGATAGATCCGCTAGTCTTATAAGCGATATAACTACAAAGACAGAGTTGACGCAACTGCAGTCGCAAACACCTTCGATGAGCGGGCAAATGTCACCAGTGGTTTTTAAGGATTCTATATCCACCGGTGGAGATTATCG TGTGGGTGAAACGCGTCTACATAAAAAATCTTCCTTTACCATATTATCGGTGCGTTCGCCCAAACCTTCACCGCAAGCTACGCCGCGACGCAGTCGTCCAGTCGCAGCTAGACACTCCATACAGTCCACAACTACCTCTTCActtggcgcagcagcagcagcgcctgtgCGTCCAGCACGTCGAAAATCTTTAGCAcgcttgccacagctgctgccgctgccacaaaTTCCAAACGATGATTCTCCGCGTCCCTCGGTGCAGTTCAACATGAGCGCTGGTGGCTACAGTCCCAGCAAGCTAGCCATGCCCACCAAAGGCATATTGCAGCAGCGTGACTCGTTAACCTCCTCTGTGGAcacgtatacgccgcgtgcGCATCGTCGTAGCTCCATCGGCAATTCACCCTTTGGTCAGCGCATCAAAAGCTTGGAAACGCTGCCGCTTATTACAGATGCCCATCGCAGCTCCATTCCACGCTTTCATCGCTCCAATATGGAGCTGCACAAGGAGCTGAGTGTTATACCACCGGGAACAGTGCCGCGTTCTTTAAAGCCAAATCCAAATCCCACACGCGCACAGCGTGGACTGCTGGGCGTTGTGAACAAACAGCAGGAgtcgccgccgcagctgccagcagcacgTTCGAATTGGCTAAGTCTGGATGACTTGGCAGTGAGCAAGCCCACATTGGAACCTATACGTCTGCAGGCGCGTCGGCGCTCCAGCTCTACTTCGCCCGAACGACGCAGCTCCACACAAACCGCATCGGATCGACGCAGCTCCAATTTGAGCAGCATTACCACCTCCGATTTTAGTTTTCGCCGTCCCACGCTCTCCACGCTGCCAGCCACAACAACTAGACGCAAATCTGTGTACGCGCCGCCTCAGCAAAGTCCTCGACGTCAGTCTATTGTCAGCAAGGAGCACAATAGGCGCGCCAAGATTGCCAAACCCAGCAGCTTGTCGCCCATCATAGGCACACCCAACAAGGATGCCAGCCAGCCGCAGAGTCCGCTGCATGGCGCAGCCTATGAAGCTGCGCATAATGATAGCGCCTCCGAGTTCTCGCTGCGTCGCGATTCCATTTCGCGCATACCCGTGCGCA GACGAAATTCACGTGGTAGTCACTCCAATTCGCCGTTGAAGGACTTTATGCAAACGCCTTCAGGTCGAAATTCACGCGCCAGCAACAGTCGCTCGCCGTCAGGACAGATCAATATGCTGGATGCACGCCTAACACCCACGCGCTTTTATGGCTCCCGTCCCACGTCCAGAGATCCACCTTCCAGACCAAGCTCGCGTCTAACACAAGCGCGTGATTCCGTTGCTAATTCACGCGCAAATTCACGGCTGAGTGTGCGTTCTTCCTTAAGATCCACCAGTATTTCACCTGCCGCCATGTCGCGTAGTAGTCGTGGCAACTCCACCACCACGCCCAATCGCAGAAAATCAGTGTCTGTTAGTCCACAGCCCATGCTTGGACGTCGCATGTCAATAAGTCCTGTCAAGTTAGGCAAAAAGTCACCCAAGACAGCTCCAGCAGTTAAATCCAATTCCTCCGCCGATGCCAGCAAACGTCGCAATTCCCGCTCACGCATCCCTACAAGCACCAATGGCAGCATGCGTAAGCTCAGCACTCCCTCCAAGAAAGCGGCGCTGACCACGCCCGCAAAAACAGccgaaaaaccaaaaactccGCGTGCAGTCAAAGGCAAAATACCAACGACAGCGAAACCCAAAGAAAAATCCCTAAAGACAGAAagtgccaaaaagaaaacaacaacagtaagcagcaaagcagagACAAGTGTAAAACGCACAGGCAGTAAAGTGCTAACAAAGCCAACGCCCAAGAAACccgcagcaaaacaaaagagtcCGCAAATGGCCAAGAAAACGCCGGCCAAGACGCAAGCAACTGATAATGGCAAAAGTAAAGCACAGACAAAAACCAATGGCAACAGTGGCCTACCCAGACCCTTGACACGAACCGCCTCAAatcagagcaacaaaaaagttgcagACAGCGCGGCGAATACAGCAAAAGCGAATGCGGCGAATACAGCAAGTGCAGCGACAAatgcaacaagtgcaacaCCCAAGGCCAAACATAAAGCAACACCTGAGCatgaaaataaagtaaaaactcCTGCAGCTGACACAGCAACGGATATTAATCCTTTGGCTGTACAGGTAGGCAATGCAGTGCTGCAAGCAGCGGAAGCATTACCAGCGGTAAGAAATGAAGTAGGTAGCAACACTAGCATTAAACGACAAGGCTCCAATATGGGCACGCTGGTGCGCATGAGCTCGCGCCTCAGCttaatgagcaacaagaaaCGCGTGGATTCGGCGCAGCAGCGCAAAGTGGCCACTGTGCATGAAACTACAACAGAAG CGTCAAAGCCCAAAGACTTGAGTGATGGCACGGAAGCACAAAAGACGTTGCATGAAGTAGCTGAGCCCAAAACGCAcgaagctgaagctaaagctgaGCACGGCGCCTCACCCACACCCAGCGGCGTAACTAAGCCTGACTCAAGTTCACGTCTGGACACTGCAGATGGCGGCAATGCTTTGAACAACGCTGCAGAGGCACAAAAGTCGCCGCTACCACCCACGCAACCTATAGAAGCGTCTATATCGGTAGTGAATGCTGCTAATGGCAGCAGCACGCCCACAACTAAAGTGAATGCACATTCAATAACAGCAATGCCTGAAATTGACAATGAGCGCCCCAACACGCAAGAGGATTCAACAGCGGAATTGGAGCAAGTGACTTCAACGCCTGGTAGAGATGATTTTCAAGTGGATGATAAGAGACTATCGCCAGACGGACAAGGCTCCACTGCAGGCAGTGGCGGAGTGACCAA AACCAGCAGCCAAGAGTTTCTCAAAGATGATGTGACCAAAAAAGgattttgcagttgctgctctaCGCTGTGCATGCGATTTCGTCGCTCTCATTGCTTTCGTTGCTGTGGCCTAAGAAAAGAGCGTCATGGCACCGCCCTAGAGGAGCAGCCCGTGCTCTCCAGTGCACGTAGCAGCGCCAGCACAGCAGCGCATGTAGAGATAGTAGATGAGCGTCAAGCCCAAAAGAAAAAGTCCAGATGTTGGCCCGCATCCAATTGCTGTAGTTGTTTACGTAAAAAGTCCACTGTAGCGGATACAGTTCCTTCGGAGAGTAAAATGAGTGCGGCAAGCATGACGCCGCTGCAGGCGAATCGCAGCAAGCCGCAAGGCAAATGCGGCATGTGTCTGAGCAAGATATTCTGCTGTCGTTCGGTGAATAGAGTGGATCCCATTACAGGCAATGAAACGGAGTTAAGCAAGTGTTGCTTTTGCATACCATGCAGGCGTAAGAAGGCCGCCGCCAGTGAGCCGCGAGTAGCTTGGCGCGATGCAGATGCGGAACTGGGTATAAGTGCTACAGATGCGGCTATAGTTGAGGGTTCTTCGCTGGCACCTTCCACAGCAGTCGCAGCGGCAGAGGCTGCACCCAAAGT tgGTTGCTGCAAACGTTTCTGGCTTATGATGCTCTGTTGCCGTAAGCAGCCGCGACGTGCCTCCAATGCACGTCGTCAAAGCATAGCGCCACCGCCAGCAAGTGAG GAAACACGTCGCAAGCTGCATAATGATCTGGTTGAGTATAATTCCAAAATGAAAGGCGCTATTCCGGTGCTGCCGCTTTATCTAGCTTGGTTTTGTGCCTTTTGCAATGTCGTCTTTCCAGGCTTGG GTACATTGCTGTCTGGCCTATTCTGCTTGTGCGTGGGCATTCCAAGATTCTCACAGTTTGACAGCGCACGTGCACGCATTGGTTCcttcatcatcaacatcattgTAGCCGTGGCACAATTCTTTTGCGTGCTCTTCTGCTTTGTAGGCTGGGGATGGTCAATCTGGTGGGGCACAATTATGCTGAAATGTGCAA AGAAActtagcaaaattaaaaaggtGGAACGTCTTGAGTTGGAAGAGGAGCAACGTCAAGCTGAATTGGCGGCCGCTGCTGTCCCGCGCGCCGAAACTGAAGCGGCAAAGACTTAA
- the LOC108595690 gene encoding eukaryotic translation initiation factor 3 subunit K, protein MAHLVKMENGQSQTIQEMLGCIERYNPDHLKTLESYVQDQAKNNSYDLEANLAVLKLYQFNPHMLNFDITYTILLKCLTNLPHTDFVMAKCLLLPQQMKDENIQTIIDLADILERADFTLFWQRAEVNRTMFRHITGFHDSIRKFVSHVVGTTFQTIKKDLLKELLGGIEDSTLESWIKRNGWKHQGQDLVVVATQDDKIKTKNITEKIEFENVGALMAQCI, encoded by the exons ATGGCCCATCTggtgaaaatggaaaatggtCAAAGCCAAACTATACAGGAAATGTTGGGCTGTATTGAGCG CTACAATCCGGACCATTTGAAGACATTGGAATCGTACGTGCAGGACCAGGCTAAGAACAACAGCTATGACTTGGAGGCCAATCTGGCTGTGCTGAAGCTATATCAGTTCAATCCTCACATGCTGAACTTTGACATTACCTACACAATCCTGTTGAAGTGTCTGACAAACTTGCCGCATACGGACTTCGTGATGGCCAagtgcttgttgctgccacaacagATGAAGGATGAGAATATACAGACCATTATTGATCTGGCTGATATACTGGAGCGTGCCGACTTTACACTGTTCTGGCAACGCGCTGAAGTGAACCGCACTATGTTCCGCCACATCACTGGATTCCACGATTCCATCCGCAAGTTTGTGTCGCATGTGGTGGGCACAACTTTCCAGACAATCAAGAAGGATCTGTTGAAGGAGCTGCTGGGCGGCATTGAGGACTCCACGTTGGAGAGCTGGATCAAGCGCAACGGCTGGAAGCATCAGGGTCAGGATCTGGTGGTTGTAGCCACTCAGGAtgacaaaattaaaactaagaaTATTACGGAGAAGATTGAATTCGAGAATGTGGGTGCACTGATGGCGCAATGTATCTAA